Proteins encoded by one window of Lathyrus oleraceus cultivar Zhongwan6 chromosome 1, CAAS_Psat_ZW6_1.0, whole genome shotgun sequence:
- the LOC127100433 gene encoding uncharacterized protein LOC127100433, with protein MLLSEYDIEYHTLKAIKGNILADHLAHQPIEYYESINFEFPDEEVMYLKSKDYNEPLPNEGPEPGSQWGLIFDGAFNAYDNGNGAVIIIPHGSHIPFTTRLTFKCTNNMAEYEACTMGLEETIDLRIKNFNVYGDLTLVINQIKGEWETRQADLIPYKDYARRLSTFFNKIEFHHISREENQMADALVTLAFMINVNRWNDVPKIDVMRLDRPPHVFEME; from the coding sequence ATGCTCTTGTCCGAATATGACATTGAGTATCACACCCTGAAAGCTATCAAAGGAAATATCTTGGCCGATCATTTAGCTCATCAGCCAATCGAATATTATGAGTCTATAAATTTTGAATTCCCAGATGAAGAAGTGATGTACTTAAAATCCAAAGATTACAATGAACCACTGCCAAATGAAGGGCCAGAGCCAGGTTCTCAATGGGGTTTAATATTTGATGGAGCATTTAATGCTTATGATAATGGTAATGGGGCAGTAATCATCATTCCTCATGGCTCACATATCCCTTTTACTACAAGATTAACATTCAAGTGCACAAATAACATGGCGGAATACGAAGCCTGCACCATGGGTCTAGAAGAAACCATTGATCTTAGAATAAAAAATTTCAATGTTTATGGAGACTTAACTCTAGTTATCAAtcaaattaaaggagaatgggaaactcgtCAAGCCGACCTaatcccatacaaagactatgcaaggAGGTTATCTACTTTCTTCAACAAGATTGAATTTCATCACATCTCTCGTGAGGAAAATCAAATGGCAGATGCCTTGGTAACTTTGGCTTTCATGATCAATGTGAATCGTTGGAATGATGTTCCTAAGATCGATGttatgcgtcttgatagaccCCCTCATGTATTTGAAATGGAATAA